One Candidatus Binataceae bacterium DNA segment encodes these proteins:
- a CDS encoding SCP2 sterol-binding domain-containing protein produces MADQPTSCKQAFDMMPSRFNKEAAKGLNATYQFDLSGDGGGKWHVIINNDQCEVKEGAAASPSITISMTAQDYLDMLSGKLNGQVAFMSGKLRIAGDMGLALRMQSLFQ; encoded by the coding sequence ATGGCCGATCAACCTACTTCGTGTAAACAAGCTTTCGATATGATGCCCAGCCGGTTCAACAAAGAAGCGGCCAAGGGCCTCAACGCTACTTACCAGTTCGATCTCTCCGGCGATGGCGGCGGCAAGTGGCACGTCATCATCAACAATGACCAGTGCGAAGTGAAGGAAGGCGCCGCGGCGTCTCCCAGCATCACGATCTCGATGACGGCTCAGGACTACCTTGACATGCTGTCGGGCAAGCTCAACGGCCAGGTAGCTTTCATGAGCGGCAAGCTCCGCATCGCGGGCGATATGGGACTTGCGCTCAGGATGCAGAGCCTGTTTCAATAG